The genomic DNA AAAAATCTTCAGAGCAATCCGTTATGGTTAGGTGGAATCGTCGTAGCCGGTCTATTGGCCGTCGGAATCACTCAGATTGATTTTTCCGAGGAAGCTCCGCCTAAAAAAGCTTCCGAGCAAACGAACGTTGAACAAAAACTTGCGTCTTTAGAAAAAGAAGTCGAACAGCTTAAGCAAAAAAATGAGAAGATGACGGCATCTGAAGAAAAAAAGAATACGACGAAAAAGCCGAAAGCGGATCAATCGAAAGAAACGGAACAAACAGAGGTGCAATCGTCAAAGAAGGAACCGGCACAAGCACTTCAAGAGGCAGTTTCTTCCGTTCAGTCTAAAGAGTATAAAACGGCGAACCAATTGTTGACGGGAAATGTTCTGACGAACAAAGAAACAGCCGGTATGGCACGTTTCTATAAATTGATTGCCGCCGGAAAGCTGAAAGAAACCAAACAAAGTGACTACATTGCGTATCGAAATGATTTCCCGGAATCCGGTTACATGAGTGATGTCTTATGGATGCAGGCGGTTTACGAACAAAAAAATAAAGTCGGCAATTACAAAACGACATTACAGGAATTAGCGAAACAACCGGATAACGAATGGTCATATGCTGCGAAGGCAATTCTTCAAGGTAAGAGTACACTGGGAGATTGATTCGAAGAAAACAGTTCCCAAGCAGTTGCTTTTTGGAGTACAATGCGAAAAGAGAATGGAGAGGAGATGCAAAACAATGAGTAAAGTACATGTATTTGATCACCCATTGATTCAGCACAAGATGACGATCATGCGTAAAGTCGAAACAGGAACGAAACAATTCCGGGAGCTTGTCGACGAAGTGGCTTCATTGATGGCATATGAACTCACACGTGACCTTCCACTTACTGACGTTGAAATCGAGACACCGGTCACGAAAACGACGCAAAAGATGATCGAGGGCAAGAAACTGGGAATCGTTCCGATTCTTCGTGCCGGTCTTGGGATGGTAGACGGCATGCTCCGCATGATGCCGAACGTCAAAGTCGGACACATCGGTCTTTACCGTGATCCGGAAACACTTGAGCCGACAGAATACTATCTCAAATTACCGACTGACGTCGCAGAACGTGATTTCGTCGTCGTTGATCCAATGCTTGCGACAGGCGGTTCGGCTGCTGACGCAATCTCCTCTTTGAAAAAACAGGGTGCACAAAGCATTAAGCTCGCTTGCCTCTGTGCGGCACCTGAAGGCGTCAAACGTATTCAGGAAGAACATCCGGATGTCGATATCTATCTTGCGGCACTTGATGAGAAATTGAACGACCATGGTTATATCGTTCCCGGACTCGGGGATGCGGGTGACCGTCTGTTTGGTACAAAGTAATCAACAGAGTGAAAGGCGCTTCCTGTGAAGGGAGTGCCTTTTTTTGTACGAGTTGCCACGAGCGTTCACTGCGCACGTGATCTGGAATATGTTTTAATAAGAACAGAAGCAAGA from Exiguobacterium sibiricum 7-3 includes the following:
- the upp gene encoding uracil phosphoribosyltransferase — encoded protein: MSKVHVFDHPLIQHKMTIMRKVETGTKQFRELVDEVASLMAYELTRDLPLTDVEIETPVTKTTQKMIEGKKLGIVPILRAGLGMVDGMLRMMPNVKVGHIGLYRDPETLEPTEYYLKLPTDVAERDFVVVDPMLATGGSAADAISSLKKQGAQSIKLACLCAAPEGVKRIQEEHPDVDIYLAALDEKLNDHGYIVPGLGDAGDRLFGTK